Genomic segment of Thermoanaerobaculia bacterium:
AGACTGCGGCCATCGAGCGCTGCGTTCCGGGGGCCACGTTCGACGACGTCCACGAGACCGCCCAGGCCGTGCTTGCGGAGGGCCTCGTCGCGATGGGCATCCTCGAGGGTCCCGCCGGACGCGCGCTCGAAAAGGGCCTCCAGAAGCCGTACACGCTCCACCGCACGAGCCACTGGCTCGGTCTGGACGTCCACGACCCGGGCGCGCCGGCCGTCGGCGGCGCTCCGCGCGTGCTCGAGCCGGGAATGGTGCTGACCGTCGAGCCCGGGCTCTATTTCCGGGACGACGCTCCCGCTCCCGACGCGTACCGCGGCATCGGCGTCCGGATCGAGGACGACGTGCTGGTCACCGCGGCCGGACCGAAAGTGCTTTCGACGATTTGAAGGGATAAATTCGAAGCACGAAGTTCGAAATTCGAAACAATATGGAAATCGAAAATCCGAAATCCGAAATAGCGGGGCGGACCCTCGGGAGCAGCGCTCGACGTTTCGATCTCGAAGAGCGGACATTGTTCTTCGCTCTCGCGGTTCGCGACTTCGTCAGGACCTTGCCCCGCGATATCGCAAACGTCGCGGACGCCGCGCAGGTCATCCGCTCCTCAGGATCGGTGGGAGCGAACTATATTGAGGCGAATGAAGCCCTGAGCAAGAAGGACTTCCTGTTTCGAATCAAGATCTGCCGAAAGGAGGCGAAGGAGTCGGGCTACGGGTTGACGTTGATCGACGCAGGAAGAGACGCGATCCTACGCTCTCGTCGGGAGGCTCTTATCCGGGAGTCAGGTGAGCTGACGAACATCTTCGGCGCCATTCTTCGAAAAACCAGGCCCGCGTGAAATTCATGGAGTCGTCACGGGGAACTCGATGGGGCTCGGATTTGTTTCGAGTTTCGAGCTTCGGATTTCGGATGGGATCGGAAGGCCTCATCGAGACGTCACGCGAGCTGACGAGTATCTTCGCCCCTGTTGGAAAGACGAAACGAGGGTGATAGTGACGAAATCTCGTCTCGTGCTTCGGATTTCGGATTTGTTTCGAGTTTCGTACTTGGGATTTCGGATTTTCTGATGCAGGACAAGATGGCCACCCGGAACCGGCTCGTCAACGCCCTCTACTCGGCGTCGTTCGCGCTCTGGTTCCCGCTCTTCCGGGCGATGACGCGCGTCCTGTCGCGTCCGACGCTCGCGGCGATCGCCCGGCAGACCGTCGGCCGCTTCTTCGCGCTGCGCCCGAAGTACCTCGCGGCGATCCGCGGGAACTTCTCGCGCATTCTCGGCGAGCCGCCCGATTCGCCGCGCGTCGTCCAGGCGGCGCGCGACATGATCGACCAGCACTCGTACCACTGGATCGACTTCTTCTACTTCGCGCAGCGCCCGTTCGCCGAGGCGCAGGCGCTGATCTCGGAGATCCGCGGATACGAGAAGATCGTCGAGGCGGAGCGGCGCGGGAAGGGGGTGCTGCTCGCGACCGCGCACCTCGGCAACTGGTATCTCGGCGGGATGCTCCTCGGCGGCCTCGACCACGCCATCCACGTCGTCCTCAAGCCGGACCGGTTCCCGGTCGTCGAGCGGTTCCGCAGCGAAATGCACCGCCGGTGGGGAGT
This window contains:
- a CDS encoding M24B family metallopeptidase gives rise to the protein AVIEYEFRRRGAAGPAYPSIVGSGPNATTLHYVRNDRAIAPGDLVLIDAGAEYGGYCADVTRTIAASPAPTAAQRAVRDLVAAAQTAAIERCVPGATFDDVHETAQAVLAEGLVAMGILEGPAGRALEKGLQKPYTLHRTSHWLGLDVHDPGAPAVGGAPRVLEPGMVLTVEPGLYFRDDAPAPDAYRGIGVRIEDDVLVTAAGPKVLSTI
- a CDS encoding four helix bundle protein: MEIENPKSEIAGRTLGSSARRFDLEERTLFFALAVRDFVRTLPRDIANVADAAQVIRSSGSVGANYIEANEALSKKDFLFRIKICRKEAKESGYGLTLIDAGRDAILRSRREALIRESGELTNIFGAILRKTRPA
- a CDS encoding lysophospholipid acyltransferase family protein; the encoded protein is MQDKMATRNRLVNALYSASFALWFPLFRAMTRVLSRPTLAAIARQTVGRFFALRPKYLAAIRGNFSRILGEPPDSPRVVQAARDMIDQHSYHWIDFFYFAQRPFAEAQALISEIRGYEKIVEAERRGKGVLLATAHLGNWYLGGMLLGGLDHAIHVVLKPDRFPVVERFRSEMHRRWGVGEIPVGESFLSGVAVVRALTAGQILGIQCDRDFNNTGIAVDFFGRPAYFPRGPFTAAMVSGAAMLPSFILREGDRYRIVIEEPLPIARGGDHEADLRANVERFVRILEGYVRRYPTQWYCFYPFWDDPSRKTPPEAPVGSRRR